The following coding sequences lie in one Stenotrophomonas rhizophila genomic window:
- the flgC gene encoding flagellar basal body rod protein FlgC translates to MSNLPIFDIAGSALQAQSVRMSTIASNLSNADTVTGSAETVYKPLEPIFQSVTSRTDPNITTVQVKEISQSDAAPIKRYEPGHPLADGDGYIYQPDVDPVAQMVNLISTSRNYQAGVEMLTTAKELALATLTMGR, encoded by the coding sequence ATGAGCAACCTCCCCATTTTCGACATCGCCGGCTCGGCCCTCCAGGCCCAGTCCGTGCGCATGAGCACCATCGCCTCCAACCTCTCCAACGCCGACACCGTGACCGGCTCGGCCGAGACCGTCTACAAGCCGCTCGAACCCATCTTCCAGTCGGTCACCAGCCGCACCGACCCCAACATCACCACCGTCCAGGTCAAGGAAATCAGCCAGAGCGACGCCGCGCCCATCAAGCGCTACGAGCCTGGCCACCCCCTCGCCGACGGCGATGGCTACATCTACCAGCCCGACGTCGATCCGGTCGCGCAGATGGTCAACCTCATCTCCACCTCGCGCAACTACCAGGCGGGCGTGGAAATGCTGACCACCGCCAAGGAACTGGCGCTGGCCACCTTGACCATGGGTCGCTGA
- a CDS encoding flagellar hook capping FlgD N-terminal domain-containing protein — MSSTSGVGQGSDIYSALGLNAPNSDTSKKKSTLDQADFLRLMTEQLQHQDPLKPMDNTQMVAQMAQLSQVQGITDLNTTVKGFQDQMSGDQILRGAALVGHDVLIPSTKWSLETEGATNGMVAAPGAGFVNVDITDANGVKVNTLSVEAKAAGEVTFEWDGKDANGNRMPAGSYTLAATFTDSAGAKTKANTYVEAPVESVTVGSDGLYLNLKGLGTAPIDYVLRIS; from the coding sequence ATGAGCAGCACCAGCGGCGTCGGCCAGGGCAGCGATATCTATTCCGCGCTCGGCCTCAACGCACCCAACAGCGACACCAGCAAGAAGAAAAGCACCCTGGACCAGGCCGACTTCCTGCGCCTGATGACCGAGCAGCTGCAACACCAGGACCCGCTCAAGCCGATGGACAACACCCAGATGGTGGCGCAGATGGCGCAGCTGTCGCAGGTGCAGGGCATCACCGACCTCAACACCACCGTGAAGGGCTTCCAGGACCAGATGTCCGGCGACCAGATCCTGCGCGGTGCCGCCCTCGTCGGCCACGACGTGCTGATTCCCTCGACCAAGTGGTCGCTGGAAACCGAAGGGGCCACCAACGGCATGGTCGCTGCGCCGGGCGCCGGCTTCGTCAACGTGGACATCACCGATGCCAACGGGGTCAAGGTCAACACGCTCAGCGTGGAAGCCAAGGCCGCCGGCGAAGTCACCTTCGAATGGGACGGCAAGGACGCCAACGGCAACCGCATGCCGGCCGGCAGCTACACCCTCGCGGCCACCTTCACCGACAGCGCCGGCGCCAAGACCAAGGCCAACACCTACGTCGAAGCCCCGGTGGAAAGCGTCACCGTCGGCTCCGATGGGCTGTACCTCAACCTCAAGGGCCTGGGCACGGCCCCGATCGACTACGTGCTCCGCATCAGCTGA
- the flgE gene encoding flagellar hook protein FlgE, which translates to MGFNVSLSGINAANADLNVTANNIANVNTTGFKQSRAEFADLFSATSYGLSKNAIGQGVRLTNVAQQFSQGNNEQTGRSLDMAISGEGFFTMSMNGARVYSRAGNFQTDQAGYVTNPQGARLQVFAPNADGTSFDAGRLVDLQLLTTDSPPKQTSKVNVSFTLPADAKVPTVNPFSPTDSNSYSQSTGGITVYDSLGVSHTQTSYFVKTANPNEWQVYNYVDGQAAGAPTALTFNNAGALTSPANGQITLTPFTPSTGAGQLALTLDISGSTQYGEKFALRNTQQDGYAAGKLNEITVSEDGVVYARYSNGDDKALGQVALTTFNNTQGLEAKGNNLWVETFSSGTPRTGSPDSSNLGKVQAGSLEASTVDLTEQLVNMITAQRNFQANSQMVSTMDQITQTIINIR; encoded by the coding sequence ATGGGCTTCAATGTCTCGTTGTCCGGCATCAACGCTGCCAATGCCGATCTGAACGTCACCGCGAACAACATCGCCAACGTCAACACCACCGGCTTCAAGCAGTCGCGCGCCGAATTCGCCGACCTGTTCTCGGCCACCAGCTACGGCCTGTCCAAGAATGCCATCGGCCAGGGCGTGCGCCTGACCAACGTGGCCCAGCAGTTCTCGCAGGGCAACAACGAACAGACCGGGCGCAGCCTGGACATGGCCATTTCCGGTGAGGGCTTCTTCACCATGTCCATGAACGGCGCCCGCGTGTACTCGCGCGCCGGCAACTTCCAGACCGACCAGGCCGGCTACGTGACCAACCCGCAGGGCGCGCGCCTGCAGGTGTTCGCCCCGAACGCCGACGGCACCAGCTTCGATGCCGGCCGCCTGGTCGATTTGCAGCTGCTCACCACCGACAGCCCGCCCAAGCAGACCAGCAAGGTCAACGTCAGCTTCACCCTGCCGGCCGACGCCAAGGTGCCGACGGTCAACCCGTTCAGCCCGACCGACTCCAACAGCTACAGCCAGTCCACCGGCGGCATCACCGTGTACGACTCGCTGGGCGTGAGCCACACCCAGACCTCGTACTTCGTCAAGACCGCCAACCCCAACGAATGGCAGGTCTACAACTATGTGGACGGGCAGGCTGCGGGCGCCCCCACTGCGCTGACCTTCAACAACGCCGGCGCGCTGACCTCCCCGGCCAACGGCCAGATCACCCTGACCCCGTTCACCCCGAGCACCGGTGCCGGCCAGCTGGCGCTGACCCTGGACATCTCCGGCTCCACCCAGTACGGCGAGAAGTTCGCGCTGCGCAACACCCAGCAGGATGGCTACGCGGCCGGCAAGCTCAACGAGATCACCGTGTCCGAAGACGGCGTGGTCTACGCGCGTTACTCCAACGGCGATGACAAGGCACTGGGCCAGGTGGCACTGACCACCTTCAACAACACCCAGGGGCTGGAAGCCAAGGGCAACAACCTGTGGGTGGAAACCTTCAGCTCGGGCACCCCGCGCACCGGCTCGCCGGACAGCTCCAACCTGGGCAAGGTCCAGGCCGGTTCGCTGGAAGCCTCCACGGTCGACCTGACCGAGCAGCTGGTCAACATGATCACGGCCCAGCGCAACTTCCAGGCCAATTCGCAGATGGTCTCGACCATGGACCAGATCACCCAGACCATCATCAACATCCGTTGA
- a CDS encoding flagellar basal body rod protein FlgF: MDKALYVAMTGARASLQAQGTLSHNLANTDTPGFKEALANTEAFPIKGTGYASRVDALHVDAGFNRRMGAQQITGNPLDLSLQSGNWLAVQAPAGGGEAYTRGAALSITPNGQLVTAGGHPVLDENGAPIAIPPHQAMDIGNDGTISIIPLGEGPQTMANIGRVRVVAAADERLERGLDGLMRNTDPQQPFVQAQGKSLESGQLEGSNVDAAGALVQMIQLQRQYEMQVKVIKHGDDNARSANSLLRLGG; this comes from the coding sequence ATGGACAAGGCGCTCTACGTAGCGATGACCGGTGCACGCGCGTCGCTGCAGGCACAGGGCACGCTCTCGCACAACCTGGCCAACACCGATACCCCTGGCTTCAAGGAAGCCCTCGCCAACACCGAGGCCTTCCCGATCAAGGGCACCGGCTATGCCTCGCGCGTGGACGCCCTGCACGTCGACGCCGGCTTCAACCGGCGCATGGGCGCGCAGCAGATCACCGGCAACCCGCTGGACCTGTCGCTGCAGTCAGGCAACTGGCTGGCGGTGCAGGCCCCGGCCGGTGGCGGTGAAGCCTACACCCGCGGTGCGGCGCTCTCGATCACGCCCAATGGCCAGCTGGTGACCGCCGGCGGCCATCCGGTGCTGGACGAGAACGGTGCGCCGATCGCCATTCCGCCGCACCAGGCAATGGACATCGGCAACGACGGCACGATCTCGATCATTCCGCTCGGCGAAGGCCCGCAGACCATGGCCAACATCGGCCGGGTCCGCGTGGTCGCCGCTGCCGACGAACGGCTGGAGCGTGGCCTGGACGGGCTGATGCGCAACACCGACCCGCAGCAGCCGTTCGTGCAGGCCCAGGGCAAGTCGCTGGAAAGCGGCCAGCTGGAAGGCAGCAACGTCGATGCCGCCGGTGCGCTGGTGCAGATGATCCAGCTGCAGCGCCAGTACGAAATGCAGGTGAAGGTGATCAAGCACGGCGACGACAACGCCCGCAGCGCCAACAGCCTGCTGCGCCTGGGTGGCTGA
- the flgG gene encoding flagellar basal-body rod protein FlgG, with the protein MNQALWIAKTGLDAQQTRMSVVSNNLANTNTTGFKQDRASFEDLLYQQVRQPGGASSAQTQLPTGLQLGTGVRVVATSKNFEQGSQQQTGRALDVMVNGRGFFEVQMPDGSSAYTRDGSFQRNQQGELVTNSGYPVQPGIQIPEGAQSLTIGTDGTISVKMADDAASVEIGALTLTDFVNPAGLQARGENLFLETTASGPAQNGNPGLNGLGGVVQGALEGSNVNVVEELVSMIETQRAYEMNAKAISTTDAMLGYLNQNV; encoded by the coding sequence ATGAACCAGGCATTGTGGATCGCCAAGACCGGACTGGATGCGCAGCAGACGCGCATGTCGGTGGTTTCCAACAACCTCGCCAACACCAACACCACCGGTTTCAAGCAGGACCGTGCCAGTTTCGAAGACCTGCTGTACCAGCAGGTGCGTCAGCCCGGTGGCGCGTCCTCGGCGCAGACCCAGCTGCCCACCGGCCTGCAGCTCGGCACCGGCGTGCGCGTGGTGGCCACCTCGAAGAACTTCGAGCAGGGCAGCCAGCAGCAGACCGGTCGCGCACTGGACGTGATGGTCAACGGCCGCGGCTTCTTCGAAGTGCAGATGCCCGACGGTTCCTCGGCCTACACCCGTGACGGCTCGTTCCAGCGCAACCAGCAGGGCGAACTGGTCACCAACAGCGGCTACCCGGTGCAGCCGGGCATCCAGATTCCCGAAGGCGCGCAGTCGCTCACCATCGGCACCGACGGCACCATCAGCGTGAAGATGGCCGACGACGCCGCCTCGGTGGAGATCGGCGCGCTGACCCTGACCGACTTCGTCAACCCGGCGGGTCTGCAGGCACGCGGTGAAAACCTGTTCCTGGAAACCACCGCCTCGGGCCCCGCACAGAACGGCAACCCCGGCCTGAACGGTCTGGGCGGCGTGGTGCAGGGTGCGCTGGAAGGCAGCAACGTCAACGTGGTCGAAGAGCTGGTGTCGATGATCGAAACCCAGCGCGCCTACGAAATGAACGCCAAGGCGATCTCCACCACCGACGCGATGCTCGGTTACCTCAACCAGAACGTCTGA
- the flgH gene encoding flagellar basal body L-ring protein FlgH, with product MLPLRPTLRLLLASSVVALLGGCVIAGDVRPYPAMAPITPIVAPNAQATAGAIYAAGPGLQLYSDRRARDVGDLLTITLTESTTAQTTANTTTAKESELSIGTPTLFGAPVTLGGKDILAASAAGSRDFTGKGTSAQSNRLQGSVTVTVVQRLPNGNLVVQGAKNLRLNQGDELVQVQGIVRAADIFPDNTIPSSRVADARIVYGGRGPVAQSNAMGWLSRFFNSALTPF from the coding sequence ATGTTGCCCCTGCGCCCTACCCTTCGCCTGTTGCTTGCCAGCTCCGTGGTCGCCCTGCTCGGCGGCTGCGTCATCGCCGGCGATGTCCGGCCCTACCCGGCGATGGCGCCGATCACCCCGATCGTGGCGCCCAACGCGCAGGCTACCGCCGGTGCGATCTACGCCGCCGGCCCCGGCCTGCAGCTGTACTCGGACCGCCGCGCGCGTGATGTCGGTGACCTGCTGACTATCACCCTGACCGAAAGCACCACCGCGCAGACCACCGCCAACACCACCACAGCCAAGGAATCGGAGCTGAGCATCGGCACCCCGACCCTGTTCGGCGCACCGGTGACGCTGGGCGGCAAGGACATCCTGGCCGCCAGTGCGGCCGGTTCGCGCGACTTCACCGGCAAGGGCACCAGCGCGCAGAGCAACCGCCTGCAGGGCAGCGTGACCGTCACGGTGGTGCAGCGCCTGCCCAACGGCAACCTGGTGGTCCAGGGCGCCAAGAACCTGCGCTTGAACCAGGGTGACGAGCTGGTGCAGGTACAGGGCATCGTGCGCGCCGCGGACATCTTCCCCGACAACACCATTCCGTCCAGCCGCGTTGCCGATGCCCGCATCGTCTACGGCGGCCGCGGCCCGGTTGCCCAGTCCAATGCAATGGGCTGGCTGAGCCGCTTCTTCAACTCGGCGTTGACGCCGTTCTGA
- a CDS encoding flagellar basal body P-ring protein FlgI: MRAVLALLAVFAVVAPASAERIKDLAQVGGVRTNALVGYGLVVGLDGSGDRTSQAPFTVQSLKNLLGELGVNVPANVNPQLKNVAAVAIHAELPPFAKPGQPIDITVSSIGNAVSLRGGSLLMAPLRGADGQVYAIAQGNLVVGGFGAQGKDGSRVSVNVPSVGRIPNGATVERALPDVFNGGGDITLNLHKNDFTTVSRMVAALNNAFGDGAARAIDGVTVSVQSPSDPGARIGLLARIENLELTPGSAPAKVVVNARTGTVVIGSQVRVGAAAISHGSLTVTINENTNVSQPNAFGNGQTVATPQSTITATNDGSRMFKFTGGTTLDEIVHAVNAVGAAPGDLIAILEALKQAGALSAELEVI; encoded by the coding sequence ATGCGCGCGGTGCTGGCGCTGCTGGCCGTGTTCGCGGTGGTTGCCCCGGCGTCTGCCGAGCGCATCAAGGACCTGGCCCAGGTGGGCGGTGTGCGTACCAATGCGCTGGTGGGCTATGGCCTGGTGGTCGGCCTGGACGGCAGCGGCGACCGCACCAGCCAGGCACCCTTCACCGTGCAGAGCCTGAAGAACCTGCTGGGCGAGTTGGGCGTCAATGTGCCGGCCAACGTCAACCCGCAGCTGAAGAATGTGGCGGCCGTGGCCATCCATGCCGAGCTGCCGCCGTTCGCCAAGCCGGGCCAGCCGATCGACATCACCGTGTCGTCGATCGGCAACGCGGTGTCGCTGCGCGGCGGCTCGCTGCTGATGGCGCCGCTGCGCGGTGCCGACGGCCAGGTCTATGCGATCGCCCAGGGCAACCTGGTGGTTGGCGGGTTCGGTGCGCAGGGCAAGGACGGGTCGCGGGTGTCGGTGAACGTGCCCAGCGTTGGCCGCATTCCCAACGGTGCCACCGTCGAGCGCGCCCTGCCGGACGTGTTCAACGGCGGCGGCGACATCACCCTGAACCTGCACAAGAATGACTTCACCACGGTGTCGCGCATGGTCGCCGCGCTCAACAACGCCTTTGGCGATGGCGCGGCGCGCGCGATCGACGGCGTGACGGTGTCGGTGCAGTCGCCCAGCGACCCGGGCGCGCGCATCGGTCTGCTGGCCCGCATCGAGAACCTGGAACTCACCCCCGGCAGTGCGCCGGCCAAGGTGGTGGTCAACGCGCGGACCGGCACGGTGGTGATCGGCTCGCAGGTGCGGGTGGGCGCGGCGGCCATTTCGCACGGGTCGCTGACCGTGACCATCAACGAGAACACCAACGTCAGCCAGCCCAACGCGTTCGGCAATGGCCAGACCGTGGCCACGCCGCAGTCCACCATCACCGCCACCAACGATGGCAGCCGCATGTTCAAGTTCACCGGCGGCACCACGCTGGACGAGATCGTGCACGCGGTCAACGCGGTGGGCGCGGCCCCCGGCGACCTGATCGCCATCCTGGAAGCCCTCAAGCAGGCCGGCGCGTTGAGCGCCGAACTCGAGGTGATCTGA
- the flgJ gene encoding flagellar assembly peptidoglycan hydrolase FlgJ yields the protein MRINPALELNPAQANSPAKVDKVARQLEGQFAQMLVKSMRDASFGDSLFPAENTMFREMYDKKIAEAMTRGRGLGLSAMITRQLGGAEADAAKPTDTALNPAAALRAYRLNAPAATPMALPTGTAPASAPSEVDLLQQLRGADPSAVLQPMERALDLIAGRESSQMHEAIGRSDPYATPPGVSEPTQENWAALANDRWSGVNDTARGPGAVDTLAANTAAAKLGPHTPEGFVASIWGHAQQAARELGVDAKALVAQAALETGWGRKLVQRNGGGSSHNLFGIKATGWSGERASSGTHEYVDGVRRNETASFRAYTSVGDSFADYVKLLKNSPRYQNALQAGGDVRGFAQGLQKAGYATDPSYAAKIAAIAGGPTIERAIAAVGDASQQLGRTFASTASPTGLGVIRR from the coding sequence ATGCGCATCAATCCCGCACTGGAACTCAATCCGGCCCAGGCCAACAGCCCGGCCAAGGTCGACAAGGTGGCGCGCCAGCTGGAAGGCCAGTTCGCGCAGATGCTGGTCAAGAGCATGCGCGATGCCAGCTTCGGCGATTCGCTGTTCCCCGCCGAAAACACCATGTTCCGCGAGATGTACGACAAGAAGATCGCCGAGGCGATGACCCGTGGCCGCGGCCTGGGACTGTCGGCGATGATCACCCGCCAGCTTGGCGGCGCGGAGGCCGACGCGGCCAAGCCGACCGACACCGCATTGAACCCGGCGGCGGCGCTGCGTGCCTACCGGCTCAATGCGCCTGCCGCCACGCCGATGGCGCTGCCGACCGGCACCGCCCCGGCCAGCGCGCCGAGCGAAGTGGACCTGCTGCAGCAGCTGCGTGGCGCCGATCCGTCGGCGGTGCTGCAGCCGATGGAGCGCGCCCTGGACCTGATCGCCGGCCGCGAAAGCAGCCAGATGCACGAGGCGATCGGGCGCAGCGATCCGTATGCCACGCCGCCGGGCGTGAGCGAGCCCACCCAGGAAAACTGGGCGGCGCTGGCCAACGACCGCTGGAGCGGGGTCAACGACACCGCGCGCGGGCCGGGCGCGGTCGATACCTTGGCGGCCAACACCGCCGCCGCGAAGCTTGGGCCGCACACGCCGGAAGGCTTCGTGGCCAGCATCTGGGGCCACGCGCAGCAGGCCGCGCGCGAACTGGGCGTGGACGCCAAGGCGCTGGTCGCCCAGGCCGCGCTGGAAACCGGCTGGGGTCGCAAGCTGGTGCAGCGCAACGGCGGCGGCAGCTCGCACAACCTGTTCGGAATCAAGGCCACCGGTTGGAGCGGCGAACGCGCCAGCAGCGGCACGCATGAATATGTGGACGGCGTGCGCCGCAACGAAACCGCCAGCTTCCGTGCCTACACCTCGGTCGGCGACAGCTTTGCCGACTACGTGAAACTACTCAAGAACAGCCCGCGCTACCAGAACGCGCTGCAGGCCGGCGGCGACGTCCGCGGCTTTGCCCAGGGCCTGCAGAAGGCCGGCTACGCCACCGATCCCAGCTACGCGGCCAAGATCGCCGCGATTGCCGGCGGCCCGACCATCGAGCGCGCCATCGCCGCCGTGGGCGACGCCAGCCAGCAGCTGGGCCGCACCTTTGCCAGCACCGCCAGCCCGACCGGGCTGGGTGTCATCCGTCGTTGA
- the flgK gene encoding flagellar hook-associated protein FlgK has product MSSVLSTGTSALLAFQRALATTSHNVANINTPGYSRQKVDFATANPQNFGYGDVGNGTRISDIRRVADQLAISRLLDGSGELARLKQLSSMADRVDAMFSDTATNVSGVWSSFFDTVSGLSSNASGTADRQNMLDGGKTLASRFQQLNGQLNTLNGEVNNGLIAGASEINRLAKEIAQLNGAIGGNAANAAPDLLDRRDQLIANLVGYTGGNAVMQDGGIMNVYTAGGQALVVGTTASKVTTVSDPYMPERLQLALESAGQKITLESKTLGGQIGGLLEFRDTVLTPTQAELGKLAIGMASSFNDVHRQGADLYGNLGGDFFNIGAPRITGHAGNAGTASMTASFGDLSKLDGQNVVLKFDGTQWQASRADTGVAIAMTGTGTATDPLVLNGVELVMTGTPAVNDRMLLQPTAGVAGTMSVAITDTSRIAAAAPIKGTAALSNSGTGKLTGVKVTDHGNAALRNPAAIVFTSGTQYTLDGAGPFTYTAGQTISANGWSFVLDGAPKTGDTFNIGPTPAGSSDNSNALLLAKVEQAKAFNDGTVTLSGALGGLTTQVGAAARSADYSLQAQQVITDQAQSARDSISGVNLDEEAADMLRLQQAYQAASQLISTADTMFQTILGAVGR; this is encoded by the coding sequence ATGTCCAGCGTACTTTCCACCGGCACCAGCGCCCTGCTCGCTTTCCAGCGGGCGTTGGCGACCACCAGCCATAACGTCGCCAACATCAACACGCCCGGCTACAGCCGGCAGAAGGTCGACTTCGCCACCGCCAACCCGCAGAACTTCGGTTATGGCGACGTGGGCAATGGCACGCGCATCAGCGACATCCGCCGCGTGGCCGACCAGCTGGCAATCTCGCGGCTGCTCGATGGCAGCGGCGAACTGGCGCGGCTGAAGCAGCTGTCCAGCATGGCCGACCGCGTCGATGCGATGTTCTCCGATACCGCCACCAACGTGTCCGGGGTCTGGTCCAGCTTCTTCGACACCGTCAGCGGCCTGTCCTCCAACGCCTCCGGCACCGCCGACCGCCAGAACATGCTGGACGGGGGCAAGACCCTGGCCAGCCGCTTCCAGCAGCTCAACGGCCAGCTCAATACGCTCAACGGCGAGGTCAACAACGGCCTGATCGCCGGCGCCAGCGAGATCAACCGGCTGGCCAAGGAAATCGCGCAGCTCAATGGCGCCATCGGCGGCAACGCGGCCAATGCCGCGCCGGACCTGCTGGATCGTCGCGATCAGCTGATCGCCAATCTGGTCGGCTACACCGGCGGCAATGCGGTGATGCAGGACGGCGGCATCATGAACGTCTACACGGCCGGCGGCCAGGCGCTGGTGGTGGGCACCACCGCGTCCAAGGTCACCACCGTATCCGACCCGTACATGCCCGAGCGCCTGCAGCTGGCGCTGGAAAGTGCCGGCCAGAAAATCACCCTGGAATCGAAGACGCTCGGCGGCCAGATCGGCGGCCTGCTGGAATTCCGCGACACCGTGCTGACCCCCACCCAGGCCGAACTGGGCAAGCTGGCGATCGGCATGGCCAGCAGCTTCAACGACGTGCACCGCCAGGGCGCGGACCTGTACGGCAACCTGGGCGGCGACTTCTTCAACATCGGCGCGCCGCGCATCACCGGCCATGCCGGCAATGCCGGTACCGCCAGCATGACCGCCAGCTTCGGCGACCTGTCCAAGCTGGACGGGCAGAACGTGGTGCTGAAGTTCGACGGCACCCAGTGGCAGGCCAGCCGCGCCGACACCGGCGTGGCGATCGCCATGACCGGTACCGGCACCGCCACCGACCCACTGGTGCTCAATGGCGTGGAGCTGGTGATGACCGGCACCCCGGCGGTGAACGACCGCATGCTGCTGCAGCCCACCGCCGGCGTGGCCGGCACGATGTCGGTGGCCATCACCGACACCTCGCGCATTGCCGCTGCCGCTCCGATCAAGGGCACCGCGGCCTTGTCCAACAGCGGCACCGGCAAGCTGACCGGGGTCAAGGTGACCGACCACGGCAACGCTGCGCTGCGCAACCCGGCCGCGATCGTGTTCACCAGTGGCACCCAGTACACGCTGGATGGCGCCGGCCCGTTCACCTACACGGCTGGCCAGACCATCAGCGCCAACGGCTGGAGCTTCGTGCTCGATGGCGCGCCCAAGACCGGCGACACCTTCAACATCGGGCCGACCCCGGCCGGCTCGTCGGACAACAGCAACGCGTTGCTGCTGGCGAAGGTGGAACAGGCCAAGGCGTTCAACGATGGCACCGTTACCCTGAGCGGCGCCCTCGGCGGGCTGACCACGCAGGTGGGTGCGGCCGCACGCTCGGCCGACTACTCACTGCAGGCCCAGCAGGTCATCACCGACCAGGCGCAGTCCGCGCGCGATTCGATTTCCGGGGTCAACCTCGATGAGGAGGCCGCCGACATGCTGCGGCTGCAACAGGCCTACCAGGCCGCCTCGCAGCTGATCTCCACCGCCGACACCATGTTCCAGACCATCCTCGGAGCCGTAGGCCGATGA
- the flgL gene encoding flagellar hook-associated protein FlgL, whose protein sequence is MNNRISTGMMFSQSVSLMMAKQAKMSHLEQQIATGRRLVTAKDDPVASGAAVGLDRTLASLDRMQLNAGNVQNRLGLQENALAQVGDMMGRITELTIYANNPALASSDKQSMVTEIEAIRSNLLALANSTDGTGRYLFGGTADGSPPFSQVDGKVVYNGDQNQRQVEVGPDTYVLDALPGSEIFLRIGTGDGHVDGAAATGNTGTGVLTNVTRDGSNSWDGKAFSVRFTAADQYELLDDTGTVVSTGTMKAGDDLILNGVRLHVDGKPAAGDTFNVSPATSRDIFSTLDSLIGSLKMDTGSASQSAAQQNLLQSGLRDVARASERMIDSRAAGGAQLKALDNAADMRESNTVTLKGTLSQMRDLDYADAISQYQLESTALQAAQTLFSQMQQMSLFNTLR, encoded by the coding sequence ATGAACAACCGTATCTCCACCGGCATGATGTTCAGCCAGTCGGTCTCGTTGATGATGGCCAAGCAGGCCAAGATGAGCCACCTGGAACAGCAGATCGCCACGGGCCGCCGGCTGGTGACCGCCAAGGACGACCCGGTCGCCTCCGGCGCCGCCGTGGGCCTGGACCGCACGCTGGCCTCGCTGGACCGCATGCAGCTCAACGCCGGCAACGTGCAGAACCGGCTGGGCCTGCAGGAAAACGCCCTGGCCCAGGTCGGTGACATGATGGGCCGCATCACCGAACTGACCATCTACGCCAATAATCCGGCGTTGGCCTCGTCCGACAAGCAGTCGATGGTCACCGAGATCGAGGCGATCCGCAGCAACCTGCTGGCGCTGGCCAACAGCACCGACGGCACCGGCCGCTACCTGTTCGGCGGCACCGCCGATGGCAGCCCGCCCTTCAGCCAGGTTGACGGCAAGGTGGTCTACAACGGCGACCAGAACCAGCGCCAGGTGGAAGTGGGCCCGGACACCTACGTGCTCGACGCCCTGCCCGGCAGCGAGATCTTCCTGCGCATCGGCACCGGCGACGGCCACGTGGATGGTGCGGCGGCCACCGGCAACACCGGCACCGGCGTGCTCACCAACGTCACCCGCGATGGCAGCAACAGCTGGGACGGCAAGGCCTTCAGTGTCCGCTTCACGGCCGCCGACCAGTACGAGCTGCTCGACGACACCGGCACGGTGGTGTCCACCGGCACCATGAAGGCCGGCGACGACCTGATCCTCAATGGCGTGCGCCTGCACGTGGATGGCAAGCCGGCCGCCGGCGACACCTTCAACGTAAGCCCCGCCACCAGCCGCGACATCTTCAGCACCCTGGACAGCCTGATCGGCTCGTTGAAAATGGACACCGGCAGCGCCAGCCAGTCCGCCGCCCAGCAGAACCTCCTGCAAAGCGGCCTGCGCGACGTCGCCCGCGCCTCCGAACGCATGATCGACTCCCGCGCCGCCGGCGGTGCCCAGCTCAAGGCGCTGGACAACGCCGCGGACATGCGCGAATCCAACACCGTCACCCTCAAGGGCACGTTGTCGCAGATGCGCGACCTGGACTACGCCGACGCCATCAGCCAGTACCAGCTGGAAAGCACCGCCCTGCAGGCCGCGCAGACCCTGTTCTCGCAGATGCAGCAGATGTCGTTGTTCAACACGCTGCGCTGA